ATTCGGACAAGCGGTCTTTGAGCGCTGGGTCTTGAACTCCCTGCCGGACAAAGGCGCGCATTTGAAAAGACAGCCGGTGTGGGGCAAACGGATCTTCTAATACTATAGCTCCCTTAAAGACAGCATCCGCCATGTCGGAGGCAAAGGCAAAAAGGACCGGCGCCCTGTCTTCCTGTCTGCGGGGCACTATATAGAGAAGGTAGATGCTTAAAGCAATGAAGGCAAAAAGAAAAAAGCGGGAAAAATTCGAGGATTTGGCAGAATACCACAAAGATAACAAGAACCCGGCGGTAAAGGCCGCGATGCCCAGGGGGGTGTTGATAAAAACGTAATCAGTGATGAGGCCGCAAAATTTGGCCGAACTGAACAACGCGTCCACTTAGAAAACCACGGTGCGGGGATCAATATTTGCTACGTACGGGCGTATGGCCATACGCCCCTACAAGGACCGGGGAAATCCTTGCACTGCCAATCTGCTGTGATCTACCTTCTCATACCAGACATGGCCGGTTGAAACAAACGACGGTAAACAGGCCTCAAAACACGGGAGGCATTCAAGATCTCAATGCCAAGCATCTGGCCATGCTCATCTATTTCAATATTAATGCCCGGCGCCATCTCTACAAACTCCTCTTCCGCTCCTTTGCCCGTTAAAATATACAAAGCATCCGCCTTGACGTCATACCTGACCAACGGCTTTTTCCCTGTTGTTTTCATAACAGCCTCCATCTGCCGGACCTGACCCTTGCCAGTTTCTGGGCCGGTTTGATCGGATGGATCGTGATCAACTCCACCCGGTCGTCAATCTCGTCAAAACCTAACATGTATTCTTTTATTTTACCTTTTAACATGACCGTAGCAATCGCAATCTGATGTTTCGTTATTGTATCATAATAACGTTCCGAGGGTTTTTCAAGGATCGTCAGCGGCAGATGTTTTGGGACCGACCGTAATTTCATGCGCAATTTCAAATGATCGGTATAAATGATCTTCATCATTGAACTGCATTAATTGCGGGGATGGGTCTGACCTGCGCAAGGATCGGGGAAACCCTTGATGAATCTGCAATCATGATAACAAATGATTTGACAATGTCAAGAAATTATTTGATAATAAATCAAATGTTAACACCTCCGTCACAGTGCCGCAACATCCGGGAGTGCCCCGCTCCTTTCGCCGACGGAACCAAGCGAAAGGAGTTTTACTGTGCGTGTAATCACCATTAAAGAAGAAACCCAGGAATTCATCGCCAAATATCTTGGGGATCTAAGTAAGGCGATCTTAGCAGTTGGATTTGCCAGTTATTTCTTTGAAAAGCTGCCCGTAACCCTGCGCGTCGGGTTTATTGTTGCTGCCGTTGCGATCTTCGTATTAAGTGCTATAATTATAGAAAATAAAGGAGGCCGTAAATGATCGCTCTCGCTGGAGTTCTTGCAATTCTTCTATTTGTGGTGGGCTGGCTTTATCTTGACCACCGCACGCGCAAGCAGATGCGCCATACGCATAAATAAACGCCATCCGTTTACACAAAAAACCCGTCCCGCTTAAAACGCGGGACGGGTTTTTATTTTGCGCGAAATAATTCAGGTAAATAATAGGGCGCTGTCCCTTATTATGCATCCAGGGCAAAGCGGACGGCTTTTGAGATCTGGATCATTTTTTCCGTGGATAAAACTGTGATCAACGCGCCAAGTTTTGATCTGGCCACTGTCTGCAAATGATCGCAATTGACCGCGCAATCCTTGGAAACCCCGTCTTCCCCGGTGAGAACAACTTCAGAAGGGATGTCACGAATGGTGGCTGTAACCGGTGCGACAGTCACTTCCGCTAAATATTCAATGACGGAATTTCTGCTCAAAATAACAACCGGCCGTTTTTTATCCGGAGCATGGAATTTATACCAACGGACTTCACCGCGTTTCACGCGTCCCCCCATGCGTGTTCATCTTCAAAAATATCAAATTCGCCTTTTTTTACCGGATGCCGCAGGTATCCGTTTTTATGCTTTTCTTCAAGTTCCAGCACCTGGTGTTTCTTGAGCGCCTCTTTCAAGGCCTCCCTGGCAAAAGCAGAACGTGACGTGCGCAATTTATGCGCCAGGTCATCCACCCGCTTGACCAGCTTTTCATCCATTGTCATTTGAACGGTCACCATAGCCCCTCCTGGATAGCTATATTCATATGTATAACTATAGCTAGTATAACATGAAACTGACGCATGTCAACCCTTGGTCGGGTTTTCGGTGTCATCGGCCCATTGCGAGGGGTTGGTTTCAACGTATTGGCGGATACGGTTGAGGTCGACGTCATTGCGGATAACATGATCGTAAAATCGAGGTTGCCAAGCGAAGGTTTTTAACCCCGTTCGATGAATGGTTTTGGCGACAATGGATTTATATGAACGCATAATGACGGACAATGAACCCGATTTCAAATGATAAAATGTTTTGGATAATTGTATATTCGTGTTTGTGTTTGTAGAGACGCAGCAATGCTGCGTCTCTACGGATTTCATGGATTTCACATCACGAATGATAATAATCCCGTGCATATGATTGGGCATGACCACGTATTCATCAACACCAACATACGGGAAATGTTTGGGAATGTCCTGCCAACATTGGTCCGCCGTTTTGCCCAATTCATTCAATCGCATCTTTCCACCGATGACATTACCGAACACGCATTGACGGTCCTTGACGCACACGGTCACGAAATATCCGCCAACGGACGCGTAATCCCATTGTTTCAACCGTGCGGATCGGACACGGTATTTGTTCTGAAATTTCTCCCCCATCTCCCCATCCCTTTGGTAGAGACGCAAAATTTTGCGTCTCTACGGATTCGATGGATCCCATCTACCGCTTTTCCAGCGCTTCGGGCCTAGTGACATGATGGGGCATGCCCGTCACCACCAATCTGGATCGTCGCGGCATAACGAAATCTCTTATTTTAATCTCTGGGGAATTTAATAAAAAACAACTGGTAAACCCGGGGAAGATTTACGTGATATACGATAAATTATTACATACTACGAAGATTGTCAATGTTTTTAATGAACGTATCGCAACAAAAAGAAATAGGGCGCTGTCCCCTATTATTAGAACTCTCCCAAAACTGCGCTATTAACGAAAGGGGCAACAAAAGTCCCTGATGAAGTAAAGGTATGGATGGTATTGCCGCCGCTGTGGGTGATCGTCCCACCCGTGCCGTTGTCGACAGCAGGTGTTATATAGCTGATGATGACAATACCGGAACCACCGTTCCCGCCGGACTTACTCGCTGTAGTTGATGCCCCTCCTCCTCCTCCTCCTCCGGTATTTTCGGTTCCAGCTGTTCCAACAGCATCTGATCCTCCTGCTCCACCACCGCCGGAAGCTGACCCGCCTGTAGTAGTGCCACCACCACCTCCTCCTCCTGCATAAGTAACAGAAGAACCAGATATTGAATTTGCCGTTCCACTTCCACCATTCCCACCCGGGTTAGCACCACCAGCGCCGCCAGTGCCGCCCGATCCACCACCACCACCTCCAGCCGCTCCACCATTTTCTAACAAAGTGCTGTTACCTCCAGCATTTCCTTGACCGGCTGTGCCGGCTGAACCACTTGCTGAAAAGCCATAATTAATAAAGTCAGCTGTACCACCGCCACCACCTGAACCACCAACGCCGGAATTTCCATAATATTGTCCGCCCTTACCACCTCCAATGGCTGTCAAGGTGCTGAATACGGAGTTGGTACCAGCCGTGCAATTTTCTACGTTAGTGCCTGAACCACCGGTACCGCCGCTGCCAACGGTCACAGAATATGACTGGCCGGCTGTCACAGAAAATGACGTATTGGAGATGTAACCGCCGCCCCCGCCTCCACCACCGGCAGTGGGATTCCCCTGTCCATTACCACCACCGCCGCCACCAGCAACAACAAGGTATGAGACCTTAGACGCAAAAAAAGGTGCTGTGAATGTTCCAGATGATGTGAATGTGTGTATCGTATTGCCGCCGCTAGCGGTTTTTGTTCCGCCCGTGCCGTTGTCGACAGCAGGTGTTGTATAGCTGATGATGACAATACCTGAGCCGCCAGCACCTCCTGACGCAGCGTAACCGGAACCACCTCCACCACCACCGGTGTTCGCGGTACCGCTTACTCCGTTTCCACCGTCCCGGATCTTACCGGCACCGCCACCACCAGTTCCTCCTGTCCCTGCCGTACCGCCGGCAGTAGGATAGACGGTACCTCCTCCGCCACCAGCATATGTTACAGATGAACCGGAGATTGAAGAAGCCGAACCGTTGCCACCATTCCCACCCGTGGTATCTTGAGTCGCATTCTGGCCAACCGCGCCTGCGCCACCACCCCCACCACTGGCGGCGGCGGTAGGACCGCCGCCCGCATTTGAACCACCATTATTTCCTTGAGCGGGACTGGCGGTTTTAGTACCACCAGCCAGATTCCCAGCTCCTGGACCAGCCCCACCACCAGAACCACCATCACCACCGGTTCCTCCACCAGCATCACTGCCAGAGGCATTGGCTCCGCGTCCTCCACCTGTTGCCGTAACAGTAGAAAAAACACTATTATCTCCTGCTGTGGCACTTGACACACCAGCGGTTCCGGCTGTGCCCCCACCCCCGACCGTAATCGTGTATGCTTGTGCTGTGACAGCAAATCCTGACCCGGTAAGCATTCCTCCAGCACCGCCACCACCGACGTTCCCACCGCCACCACCAGCAACCACAAGGTATGAGACATCAAGCGCAAAAGCGGGAGCGGCAAGGAGCAGGCAAAAAATGGTCAATCCTAAAATTCTTTTAAGCATGGATCAGCTTCCACATAAATCTCTTGACATTGTTCTGGTTATTTGATAATTTATCAAATGTTGTATACCCCTATTTATTCTGTTCCCCCCGACAGACTGATCATAGTCCCCTCTTATTGCTCCAATTTCATTATTTACAAGGAGGGCGTTGCTATGACCGTCAGCAAAGATATGGTCGATGAATTTGTCGCCAAGATTTACTGCGACCTGGGCAAGAACGTTCTCACCGTCGGTTTTGCCAGCTACTTCTTCGAAAAATTGCCCTTGCCGATACGCATCGTCTTTGTTATAGTGGGCGTAGGTCTGCTGGTTTACAGTGTTTGGTTTTACAAAAAAGGAGGTAAATAATGGAAGCCGTGATAATAACCATCCTTTTTGCCATTGGCATGGGGATATGGTCTCATTTTGATTATAAGTGGCCGATCCATAAACACCCGCAAAAGCATTAAACATTTTTTATTTTCTACTTCTCCTTAGCTTCCATTCAGAACGACCGGAGCGCCCCAGAAATTCGTCCCGTCAAAATAGAAACCAAGGATATCGGTGGCTCCATTGGTGGTGGTGAGTGTCGGCGCGGTGCCGCCGGCCCATTTCACCGTGGCGGGCCACGTCAGCGTATCGGTCCCCGACCCCTGGACCACCTTGATGACGAAATTCGCCGTAAGCCCCGACGATGGCGCTGTCCATGTGACCGTATGCGCGGTGGTCCCGGTCAACGTGACCTTTTGCTTGTTCCCGTTTGTGGATGTGATGGTAAAAGCCCCGCCCTGGCTTCCAATGTCAAATTCCTTCTGCAAGCCGACATAGTTGGCAACCTCAAGAGTCGCTCTGGGAAGCGTCGTCCCGATGCCGACGTTACCTGCTGTTGGGTCAACCGTCATCCATGTTCGTGCAGAGCCAGTTTCAGTGCCCTCACCAGTACGGAAGTTGATTGCGCCGCCTGAAAATGTTTTGGCGTCTATAAACACATTCCCACCGCTATGTGTGAGAACCGTCAGACCACGCTGAACATCTGTCGTTAGTCCAGTGTCATCGCCTAAAACAAGAACTCCCGCATCTACAGAACTTTTGACGTGGAAAATTCCGGCAGGCACCGTCGTC
This Candidatus Omnitrophota bacterium DNA region includes the following protein-coding sequences:
- a CDS encoding ribbon-helix-helix domain-containing protein; translation: MVTVQMTMDEKLVKRVDDLAHKLRTSRSAFAREALKEALKKHQVLELEEKHKNGYLRHPVKKGEFDIFEDEHAWGDA
- a CDS encoding type II toxin-antitoxin system PemK/MazF family toxin, with the translated sequence MKRGEVRWYKFHAPDKKRPVVILSRNSVIEYLAEVTVAPVTATIRDIPSEVVLTGEDGVSKDCAVNCDHLQTVARSKLGALITVLSTEKMIQISKAVRFALDA
- a CDS encoding DUF2283 domain-containing protein, encoding MKTTGKKPLVRYDVKADALYILTGKGAEEEFVEMAPGINIEIDEHGQMLGIEILNASRVLRPVYRRLFQPAMSGMRR
- a CDS encoding transposase, with amino-acid sequence MGEKFQNKYRVRSARLKQWDYASVGGYFVTVCVKDRQCVFGNVIGGKMRLNELGKTADQCWQDIPKHFPYVGVDEYVVMPNHMHGIIIIRDVKSMKSVETQHCCVSTNTNTNIQLSKTFYHLKSGSLSVIMRSYKSIVAKTIHRTGLKTFAWQPRFYDHVIRNDVDLNRIRQYVETNPSQWADDTENPTKG